The Populus nigra chromosome 19, ddPopNigr1.1, whole genome shotgun sequence genome includes a window with the following:
- the LOC133680622 gene encoding probable aspartyl protease At4g16563: protein MVSVSSSLLYCLSLLSLFPFISSSITIPLQHPQTNQIPFQDQYQKLNHLVTTSLARARHLKNPQTTPATTTTAPLFSRSYGGYSVSLSFGTPPQTLSFIMDTGSDIVWFPCTSHYLCKHCSFSSSSPSSRIQPFIPKESSSSKLLGCKNPKCSWIHHSNINCDQDCSIKSCLNQTCPPYMIFYGSGTTGGVALSETLHLHSLSKPNFLVGCSVFSSHQPAGIAGFGRGLSSLPSQLGLGKFSYCLLSHRFDDDTKKSSSLVLDIEQLDSDKKTNALVYTPFVKNPKVDNKSSFSVYYYLGLRRITVGGHHVKVPYKYLSPGEDGNGGVIIDSGTTFTFMAREAFEPLSDEFIRQIKDYRRVKEIEDAIGLRPCFNVSDAKTVSFPELRLYFKGGADVALPVENYFAFVGGEVACLTVVTDGVAGPERVGGPGMILGNFQMQNFYVEYDLRNERLGFKQEKCK, encoded by the coding sequence ATggtttctgtttcttcttctttgctcTACTGTCTGTCTCTCCTTTCCTTATTTCCCTTCATTTCTTCTTCCATAACAATCCCATTACAACATCCCCAAACAAACCAAATCCCGTTTCAAGATCAATACCAAAAGCTGAACCACCTTGTCACCACCTCCCTAGCAAGAGCCCGCCACCTCAAAAATCCCCAAACTACCCCTGCAACCACCACCACAGCCCCTCTCTTCTCTCGTAGCTATGGAGGCTACTCAGTTTCTCTCAGCTTTGGCACTCCACCCCAAACCCTCTCTTTCATCATGGATACTGGAAGTGACATTGTCTGGTTCCCTTGCACCTCTCACTACCTTTGTAAGCACTGttctttctcctcctcctcgcCATCATCAAGAATCCAACCTTTTATCCCTAAAGAATCCTCATCTTCCAAGCTTCTTGGATGCAAAAACCCTAAATGCTCTTGGATCCACCACTCAAACATAAACTGCGATCAAGACTGTAGTATTAAATCCTGCCTCAACCAAACTTGTCCACCTTATATGATCTTCTACGGATCAGGCACAACTGGAGGCGTTGCATTATCAGAAACTCTCCATCTCCATAGCCTATCAAAACCCAACTTCCTTGTCGGGTGCTCCGTATTCTCTTCCCACCAACCCGCGGGAATTGCTGGATTTGGTCGTGGACTTTCATCTTTACCAAGTCAACTTGGTCTAGGTAAGTTCTCTTACTGTTTACTCTCTCATAGATTCGATGATGACACCAAGAAGAGCAGCTCTTTAGTTCTCGACATAGAACAGTTAGAttctgataaaaaaaccaatgcCTTGGTGTACACTCCATTTGTGAAAAACCCTAAAGTTGACAACAAAAGTAGTTTCTCAGTTTATTACTATTTGGGTCTCCGGCGAATCACCGTCGGCGGCCACCATGTGAAGGTGCCTTACAAGTACTTGTCACCGGGAGAGGATGGCAATGGTGGGGTCATCATCGACTCAGGGACCACGTTCACGTTCATGGCACGTGAGGCTTTTGAGCCACTGAGTGATGAGTTTATTAGACAAATTAAGGATTACAGGAGGGTTAAGGAAATTGAGGATGCGATTGGGCTAAGGCCTTGCTTCAATGTTTCTGATGCCAAAACGGTGTCGTTTCCTGAACTGAGGCTGTATTTTAAGGGTGGTGCTGACGTGGCACTGCCGGTGGAGAATTATTTCGCATTTGTCGGTGGTGAGGTGGCGTGCTTGACTGTGGTGACGGATGGGGTGGCGGGGCCGGAGAGGGTGGGTGGGCCTGGGATGATTTTGGGGAATTTTCAGATGCAGAATTTTTACGTGGAGTATGATTTGAGGAATGAGAGATTAGGGTTCAAGCAAGAGAAATGCAAGTGA
- the LOC133680673 gene encoding uncharacterized protein LOC133680673, producing the protein MKKYGLLLRQPQQKKPPRPPPPTALGFGDDDEDDVEKEISRQAAKNKSLKDIEEQHKKALEEDPSVFDYDGVYDEMKQKIAQPKALDRQKRESKYIKTLMGKAEERKRQHDVIFEKNLAKERSKEDHLFADKDKFVTAAYKRKLAEQEKWMEEERLRELREEKEDVTKKSDLSDFYFNLGKNVALGAKDLLSKKQEKQDKQTEFRKPEKPYDKVAGETSDRNHALTDSKFALDSSSVKEAHQKETSPPRRSSEPLDPEPVSDKPISGTSTEVKNPAEQSSANQPNPDHHKRNQDALAAAKERFLARKKAKQQ; encoded by the exons ATGAAGAAGTATGGATTGCTGCTAAGACAACCACAGCAGAAAAAGCCACCACGGCCTCCACCTCCTACGGCGCTAGGATTCGGCGACGACGACGAAGACGACGTGGAGAAGGAGATTTCACGGCAGGCTGCTAAGAACAAATCTCTCAAAGAT aTTGAGGAGCAGCATAAGAAAGCATTAGAAGAAGACCCATCAGTGTTTGATTATGATGGAGTTTATGACGAGATGAAGCAGAAAATTGCTCAGCCGAAAGCCCTAGATCGCCAAAAGAGAGAG TCTAAATATATCAAGACTTTGATGGGGAAGGCAGAAGAACGAAAACGACAACATGATGTAATATTTGAGAAAAATCTTGCGAAAGAAAGAAGTAAAGAAGATCACTTATTTGCAGACAAGGATAAGTTTGTGACAGCTGCTTATAAGAGGAAACTTGCAGAGCAGGAGAAATGGATGGAGGAAGAGCGTTTGCGTGAACTTAGAGAGGAGAAAGAGGAT gTTACCAAGAAGAGTGACTTGAGTGACTTCTATTTCAACCTCGGTAAAAATGTTGCACTTGGTGCGAAAGATTTACTGTCCAAGAAGCAAGAGAAACAAGATAAGCAAACTGAATTTAGGAAGCCAGAGAAGCCTTATGATAAAGTAGCTGGTGAAACGTCTGACAGAAATCATGCACTGACAGACTCAAAGTTTGCATTGGATTCTTCCAGTGTGAAAGAGGCACATCAAAAGGAAACTTCCCCTCCAAGAAGAAGTTCTGAACCATTAGATCCTGAGCCAGTTTCTGATAAACCAATTTCAGGCACTTCAACAGAAGTAAAAAATCCAGCTGAACAATCATCAGCCAATCAACCAAATCCTGATCATcataaaagaaatcaagatgCACTGGCTGCAGCTAAAGAACGGTTTTTGGCACGGAAGAAGGCAAAGCAGCAGTAA
- the LOC133679168 gene encoding rho GTPase-activating protein 5-like encodes MTEVLHSPSHFPSSPSPTSSSSSSSSVTCIPPQSPLTQDGIDEDDEELVKQREKNQRDQLSLLALLVALFRKSLVACKSDRRELCASMEIGWPTNVRHVAHVTFDRFNGFLGLPVEFEPEVPRRPPSASATVFGVSTESMQLSYDSRGNSVPTILLLMQRRLYAHGGLQAEGIFRIAAENSQEEYVREQLNGGVVPEGVDVHCLAGLIKAWFRELPTGVLDSLSPEQVIECRTEEDCANLARNLPPTEAALLDWAINLMADVVQQEHLNKMNAHNVATVFAPNMTQMADPLTALMYAVQVMNFLKTLILRTLREREDSVVDSSPSSRLEPFDENGHESPSLSCAEGRENENETIERAFMAEEPVVESSYNSSQNNFIADEEDLSYATSVDKLIANGDHSCETATEVDLVNDTYSRRVKAGVQAGTRKNSAGQSSNSSLRKSPGKFSRQSSVLHLTPPTNKTRGIGSFIESRSERIEAWR; translated from the exons ATGACTGAAGTCCTTCACTCCCCTTCACATTTcccttcttctccttcaccaacttcctcctcctcctcctcctcctctgtgACTTGTATACCCCCACAATCTCCTTTAACACAAGATGGcattgatgaagatgatgaggaGTTGGTGaagcaaagagaaaagaatCAGAGGGATCAGCTTTCTTTACTGGCTCTTCTTGTGGCACTTTTCAGGAAGTCTCTAGTGGCTTGCAAGAGTGATAGAAGGGAACTTTGTGCTAGTATGGAGATTGGTTGGCCAACCAATGTGCGCCATGTGGCTCATGTTACCTTTGATAGGTTTAATGGGTTCTTGGGTTTGCCTGTTGAGTTCGAACCTGAAGTCCCCAGGAGGCCTCCCAGTGCTAG CGCAACTGTTTTTGGAGTTTCCACAGAATCTATGCAGTTGTCATATGACTCAAGAGGGAACAGCGTGCCAACAATTCTCTTGCTAATGCAAAGACGCTTGTATGCTCATGGAGGCTTGCAG GCTGAAGGGATTTTCAGAATTGCTGCAGAAAACAGTCAGGAGGAGTATGTTAGGGAGCAACTGAATGGTGGGGTGGTACCAGAAGGGGTTGATGTACATTGTCTGGCAGGACTTATCAAG GCTTGGTTTAGAGAGCTTCCAACAGGGGTTCTGGATTCATTATCGCCTGAACAAGTAATAGAATGTCGAACTGAAGAGGATTGTGCTAATCTTGCAAGAAATCTGCCTCCAACAGAAGCTGCACTATTAGATTGGGCGATCAATCTGATGGCTGATGTTGTCCAACAAGAACACCTGAACAAGATGAATGCACACAATGTAGCCACAGTTTTTGCACCGAACATGACTCAA ATGGCAGATCCTCTGACTGCCTTAATGTATGCTGTCCAAGTGATGAATTTCCTCAAGACCCTTATCCTAAGGACACTGCGAGAGAGAGAAGATTCTGTGGTGGATTCGTCACCTTCTTCACGTCTTGAGCCATTTGATGAGAACGGTCACGAGAGCCCTTCGCTGTCCTGTGCCGAAGgtagagaaaatgaaaatgaaacaaTTGAGCGAGCCTTCATGGCTGAAGAACCTGTTGTAGAAAGTTCCTACAACTCCAGTCAAAACAATTTCATAGCTGATGAAGAAGACCTAAGTTATGCAACCTCTGTTGACAAGCTAATTGCCAATGGAGATCATTCCTGTGAGACTGCTACCGAGGTTGACTTGGTCAATGACACATACAGTCGTAGAGTTAAGGCCGGAGTTCAAGCAGGTACCAGAAAGAACAGTGCTGGCCAATCAAGTAATTCCAGTCTCAGAAAAAGTCCTGGAAAATTTAGCAGGCAGTCATCTGTACTTCATTTAACACCGCCTACTAACAAGACTCGAGGAATTGGTAGCTTTATAGAGTCAAGGTCGGAGCGTATTGAAGCTTGGCGATGA
- the LOC133679495 gene encoding uncharacterized protein At2g27730, mitochondrial, which yields MATAIGSAARRVVLRRFSSGGKVLGEEEKAAENVYIKKVEQEKLEKLARKGPKPEETTASGSGAAPADVKASTAASSTPPGSSTEKVSTDKYRNYAVVAGTITALGALGWYLKSGGKKQEEVRD from the exons ATGGCGACGGCAATTGGTTCTGCAGCAAGACGAGTAGTTCTTAGAAGGTTTTCGAGTGGTGGTAAAGTGCTTGGCGAAGAGGAAAAGGCAGCAGAAAATGTTTACATTAag AAAGTTGAGCAAGAAAAACTGGAGAAACTTGCACGCAAG GGTCCTAAACCTGAGGAGACAACTGCCTCAGGCTCAGGTGCGGCACCAGCTGATGTCAAAGCAAGCACCGCTGCTTCCTCAACACCACCAGGATCATCCACTGAAAAAGTATCAACTGACAAATACCGGAATTATGCAGTTGTAGCTGGTACTATTACAGCTCTTGGTGCTCTGGGATGGTATCTCAAATCTGGTGGGAAGAAGCAAGAGGAAGTACGGGACTGA
- the LOC133679350 gene encoding superoxide dismutase [Cu-Zn], chloroplastic-like, which produces MAAHATLTASQPTVHSLLSPLPSNHSSFHGVSVSLPLQSFSFSLAAKTATKKKAAAAVLNGTSNGSTAVNVDATGLTTGDYYGDTTNGCASTGVVEAEIVDDQILSIGFDTLIGSGFEIDELEDDLGRLAAVPKKRTSRTKKRIRKNIWKRKASSAALKALSLAKSIYTGKSKSFLSNKLKNE; this is translated from the exons ATGGCAGCCCACGCAACACTCACAGCATCTCAACCAACGGTCcactctctcctctctccaCTTCCCTCCAATCATTCCTCATTCCATGGCGTCTCCGTTAGTCTCCCACttcaatctttttctttctctctcgctGCCAAGACTGCTACCAAGAAgaaagctgctgctgctgtccttaatggcacctccaatg GTTCTACAGCTGTGAATGTTGATGCTACTGGTCTTACTACAGGG GATTACTATGGTGATACAACAAATGGATGCGCTTCAACAG GAGTGGTAGAGGCAGAAATAGTGGATGATCAG ataCTATCGATTGGTTTTGACACTCTTATTGGAAGCGGTTTTGAGATTGATGAGCTCGAGGATGACCTTGGAAGGC TTGCTGCCGTTCCAAAAAAACGTACTTCTAGAACAAAGAAGCGAATTCGAAAAAACATTTGGAAAAGAAAGGCATCTTCTGCAGCATTAAAAGCCTTATCGCTAGCAAAATCTATCTACACTGGCAAATCGAAAAGTTTTTTGAGCAACAAGTTGAAAAACGAGTAG
- the LOC133680676 gene encoding protein transport protein SEC23 D-like, which yields MAVRATVSRFPKNEDEQESSGLPWGVTVTPFASKDENGLSPVYGSDGDLLPRCENCYAYFNTYCELDQWAWNCSLCGTLNGLTSQAIARYSHPRSCAETMSSFIDLELSMEGSEEEMMQARPVYVAAVDLSSSEEFLELTKSALQAALEALAPGSLFGLATFSHKMGLYDVQGPIPVLKNVFISPDTEGTLPIELEDVMPLLQFLAPVETCKDRITAALDTLRPTTSWERTTGAGQGLEGVLMGGRGFGAAMEALVKYIGSEYGNTFALARVFAFMSGPPDYGAGQLDTRRYGEQYASKGEDADRALLPEQTPFYKDLAVVAVQAGVCVDIFAVTNEYTDLASLKFLSIESGGSLFLYSNTDDSTLPQDMYRMLSRPYAFGCILRLRTSSEFKPGHSYGHFFPDPQYENVQHIICCDSFATYAYDFDFTSTTGFSRYASEQPVLQIAFQYTVVVPPEELSASRLVSATRGKHLLKRRLRIRTLQFGTARNMNELYDSVDPEAVLSILVHKVILASLEQGVREGRMLLRDWLVILTAQYNDASKIVQFKNGGSIASQVDVAFSQCPQLQPLPRLVFALLRNPLLRFHEEGVHPDYRIYLQCLCSALEPGSLHRVIYPVLMSYSTPDKQAYPRHSLSRAALITSGSPIFFLDAFTTLIVFYSSTADPTLPFPPPQDCLLRSTINKLKQERSITPKLIFIRGGQDDASAFENYLIEEQDVDGSGFTSVMGFVSFLEDVTQSVMEYMK from the exons ATGGCGGTTCGAGCCACCGTGTCTCGATTCCCGAAGAACGAAGACGAGCAGGAATCATCCGGGCTACCATGGGGAGTAACAGTAACGCCGTTTGCGTCCAAAGACGAGAACGGACTGTCTCCTGTGTACGGATCGGACGGTGATTTGTTACCTCGCTGCGAGAACTGCTACGCTTACTTCAACACCTACTGCGAGCTTGATCAGTGGGCATGGAATTGTAGTCTATGTGGCACTCTCAATGGACTCACCTCTCAAGCAATCGCGCGTTACTCGCATCCCCGGTCCTGTGCTGAGACGATGTCTTCTTTTATCGATCTCGAGTTGTCTA TGGAGGGATCAGAGGAAGAAATGATGCAAGCGCGTCCGGTTTATGTTGCGGCGGTTGACTTGTCGT CTTCAGAAGAATTTTTGGAGCTCACTAAAAGTGCATTGCAAGCAGCCTTGGAAG CTCTTGCTCCGGGTTCTTTATTTGGACTTGCTACCTTTAGCCACAAAATGGGGTTGTATGATGTTCAAGGGCCTATTCCAGTTCTAAAGAATGTTTTTATCTCTCCTGATACAGAAGGAACCCTGCCAATCGAGCTCGAAGATGTCATGCCTTTGTTACAATTCTTGGCTCCT GTGGAAACTTGTAAAGACCGTATTACAGCTGCACTTGACACACTCAGGCCAACAACCTCGTGGGAGAGAACCACAGGTGCAGGGCAAGGACTAGAAGGTGTTCTAATGGGCGGGCGAGGTTTTGGTGCGGCAATGGAAGCCCTGGTTAAGTACATTGGATCAGAATATGGAAATACATTTGCTTTAG CAAGAGTTTTTGCCTTTATGTCTGGTCCTCCTGATTATGGAGCTGGGCAATTAGATACAAGAAGGTATGGTGAACAATATGCTAGTAAAGGAGAGGATGCGGACAGGGCTTTGCTTCCAGAGCAGACTCCATTTTATAAAGATCTG GCTGTTGTTGCTGTTCAAGCAGGTGTTTGTGTGGACATATTTGCTGTCACAAATGAGTACACGGATCTGGCATCCCTCAAGTTTCTTAGTATTGAAAGTGGAGGCTCATTGTTTCTCTATTCAAACACTGATGACTCAACGCTTCCTCAGGATAT GTATCGGATGCTTAGTCGACCGTATGCTTTTGGTTGCATATTGCGATTGAGGACATCTTCTGAATTCAAACCTGGTCATTCT TATGGTCATTTCTTCCCAGATCCACAGTATGAGAATGTTCAACACATTATTTGCTGCGATTCTTTTGCAACATATGCTTATGACTTTGATTTTACGAGCACAACTGGGTTTTCCAG ATATGCATCTGAACAACCTGTACTACAGATTGCATTTCAGTACACAGTTGTGGTACCTCCTGAGGAGCTCTCAGCTTCAAGATTGGTTTCTGCTACTAG AGGCAAGCATTTACTTAAACGCCGATTAAGAATCAGAACTTTGCAATTTGGTACTGCTAGAAATATGAATGAACTTTATGACAGTGTTGATCCTGAAGCTGTTCTATCAATACTTGTTCACAAG GTTATATTAGCCTCATTGGAGCAAGGAGTCCGGGAGGGCAGGATGTTGCTTCGTGATTGGCTTGTAATCCTCACTGCCCAGTATAATGATGCCTCTAAAATTGTTCAGTTTAAGAATGGTGGTTCAATAGCTTCCCAGGTAGATGTTGCATTCTCACAATGCCCACAACTGCAGCCCTTGCCTCGCCTAGTTTTTGCTTTGCTTCGAAATCCTCTTCTTCGCTTCCATGAAGAAGGTGTTCATCCTGACTACCGGATATACCTCCAATGCCTTTGCAG TGCACTGGAACCAGGTTCCCTTCATCGAGTTATATATCCAGTATTGATGTCATATTCTACACCAGATAAACAAGCTTATCCACGCCACTCTTTGAGTCGTGCTGCGCTGATTACCAGTGGTAGTCCAATATTTTTCCTTGATGCATTTACAACTCTAATTGTGTTCTATTCTTCTACGGCAGACCCCACACTTCCTTTTCCTCCACCCCAAGATT GTTTATTGAGGAGTACAATTAACAAACTGAAGCAAGAAAGGAGTATCactccaaaattaatttttatccgGGGAGGGCAGGATGACGCCTCTGCCTTTGAGAACTACCTCATTGAAGAACAGGATGTTGATGGTAGTGGCTTCACTAGTGTCATGGGTTTTGTGTCTTTCCTTGAAGACGTTACCCAGAGTGTGATGGAATACATGAAATAG